A segment of the Catenuloplanes nepalensis genome:
TGAAGCAGCCGGCCAGGATCGAGATGATGGAGAACGAGATCGCGAAGTTGGAGAACCCGCTCCACGTGCGCTTGAGCTCCTGCTTGTAGCCGAGTTCGGCCAATCGGCGGGCATCGTCGTCGGTTTCGGTGCTCACGAAGACCTCCAGACACGGACTTCGCCGGCACGCAGAGGAGATCGTCGATCCGGCGGCTGCGCGCCAGTTTCGACCCGGAGGATCACGTGGGTCAATACGATACGGCCGGCGATTAATTGCTTTGCCGCCCGCCCGGGGCCTGGCGCATCCTTGCTGGTGTGACGAGGGGCCATTCGGCCGGCCCCGGGCGGCGTGGGGCGGGGCCCGGTCACCTCTCTCGCCTCAAGGTCAGGCCCCGCGCCGCCCCCGCACGCAAAGAAACCCCCAGGCCGATGCCTGGGGGCCTCTTATATGCACGGCGGTCTCACGGCTCACGCCGCGTCCCTGCCGTGTGGCGCAGTGGGTTCGGTGCCGTCGTTCCTTTCGGAACCATCGCCCCTGTCTCCCTCCGCTGCCTTCGACGTTACGCCGCGACCCGATCCTCGCGCGGCGGAACGCGGGAAAACGTCAGAGCCGCGCGGGGAGCTGCTGGTCGGGGCGGACGCGGTGGTAGGCGTTGGAGGCGTGGCGGCGGACCGCGCCGAGGCGGTGCCGGGCCGCGACCGTGGCGTAACGCACGCGCTGGGCCGGGGGTGCGGTGCCGATGCCGGACAGGGCGTACCCCTGGGCGGCCAGGCGGTCGCCGAGCGCGTCCTCGCAGAGCGCGATCTGCCACGGTTCCAGGCGGTCCCGCCAGGTCCCGACGCGGTCGTCGCCGACCTCCGCGTGCGTGCGGACGTGCCACTTCTTCCGCTCGGGTACGGCCACGGACGCGACCTGGTCCGGCCGGGTCATCGCGTCGTCGAAGTCCTCGCCGAGGAACGCGCAGAGCCGGCGCAGCTCGGCCTCCGGGCTCTGCACCAGACTCTCGTACCGCAGCGGGAAGTAGGAGTCCGGCGGGAGCAGACGCTCGGCGCGGCGGGCGCTGTCCACGGACCGGGCCCAGGCGGAGATCGCCTTGTGGATGCCGTCCCGGTGCCACGGCATCTCCAGCAGCGAGGCCACGCAGTCGCGGCCGTCCCGGGTGATGGTGACGATCTGCGCGTCCGGGAAGAGCCGGAGCACCACGTCCACGTTGTGGATGTAGGACGGCCGCTTGTCACCCCAGCGGGGCCGGCCGAAGCGCTGCGCGTACGCCTGGAAGACCGCGCCCATCGCGGAGCCGAGCGTGGGCGGCCCGGCGACGATCCGCGCGGTCACCTCGTCCCGGTCCAGCCCGAGGTCGGCGACCTTGGTCTCCTCCGTGAAGATCCAGTCGGCGAGCGCGCGGCGGCGCTCCGGCTTGCGCAGGTCGCCGAAGCGGTGCCGCAGGCCGTACCCGGACAGCACGAAACGGGTCTCGGGCGGGATCGCGATCCGCGGATGTGCGTGCAGCATGAGTTGCAGCATCGTGGTACCGGACCGCGGACATCCCATGACGAAGATCGGCCGGCTGTTCACGCCGGGTAAAACGATGCTTTATCGCCCGAGATACTCAAATTTCTGTGGCGTCCAGCGCGGCCGGCCGTGCCGGAAGGCCCGGTGGCCGCCGAGGCGGGTTGCGTTACGACGCACTTACGTAATGATGGAGTTATGGAGGAATCGGAGATCGCTGCACGCCTCGCCTCGATCGAGGAGCGGCTCACCGCCATCGAGGGCCCGCCCGCGGACACCACGCCGGCTCCCCACCCCGGCCGCGACGACCGCTTCTTCGCGCTGAACGGCGTGAAGGACTCGATCGGCGCGGGCGTCGTCTACGCCGGGCACGTCGACCTGCCGACCGGCGAGGTCTATGACTGGCAGTGGGGCCCGGTGCCGCTGCCGACGACGCTTTCCGCGGACTGGTCCGCGTCCGTGGGCGTGCTCAGCGCGCTCGCCAACCCGGTGCGGCTGCGGCTGCTCCGCGAGGTGCTGCTCGGCACCCGGGGCGCGACCGAGCTCGGCGCGCTGGACGGGCTCGGCACCACCGGGCAGCTCTACCACCACCTGAAGCAGCTGGTCAGCGCCGGCTGGCTGCGCTCGCCCGCGCGCGGGGTCTACGAGGTGCCCGGCGACCGGGTCGTGCCGCTGCTGGTCATCCTGACCGCGAGCGCGCGATGAGGGCGCTCGCCGCCGGCGTCGTGGCGGTCCTGGCCGCGGCGGCCGGTCTGGTCGCCGGCCCCGGCCGCCGTCGCTCAGGCCGGAGGAGACCGGGGACGCCGCACTCGCCGCGCTGGTCCGGGACGCCGCGGGCGATCCCGGGGGATTCCGCGGGCTGTCCGTGGCCCTCGCGGAGAACGGTGCCGTGCGGTTCGCCGGGCTCGGCGACGACCGGATCACGCCGGACACCGCATTCGAGATCGGCTCGGTGACCAAGGCGCTGACCGGCATGCTCCTCGCCGACCTGGAGTCCGGCGGGGTGCTGCGGGCACAGGACACGCTCGGCACGCTGCTGCCCGGCACCGGCGGGCCGGCCGCGACGATCACGGCGGAGGAGCTGACCGGTCACCGGTCCGGCCTGCCCCGGCTGCCAGGGGTCCCGAAGTCGTTGGAACGACTTCGGGGACCCCGGGGTCACGGATCGCCGGCGCGTTCACCCTGACGCTGAAAGGTCGGTAACGACGTGACTGACGCATGGGTCACCAGAAGGGCAGCCGCCGCGATGCTGTCCGGTGCGAAACGGTCGTCCCGCACGGAATGCGGGCAGCGGCGGAAGCCGCGTTCTTGCTGTGCCCACCACGGATCGTGCAGACACCCCTGGAGCTGAGGTGTCAAGTTGTGGTGGTGGTTTTCTTGCGGTGTGACCAGGCGGTGGCCTGGTCGTAGGGGGTGTGGGTCTTGAGGCAGCCGTGGAGGATGCCGACGAGGCGGTTGCCGACCTGGCGGAGTGCGGCTTGGTGCTTGACGTCGCGGTCGCGGAGGGTGTCGTAGTAGGCGCGGACTTCGGGATCGTGCAGCATCGCGGCGCTGGCCTGCATGTGCAGGGCGTCGATGAGGCGGTTGTTGTGGATGAACCGGGCGTAGACGGTCTTCGTTTTCCCGGACTGGCGGGTCAGTGGTGCGGTTCCGGCATAGTTCTTCCGGGATTTCGCGTCGGTGTAACGGCCGGCGGCGTCCCCGAACTCGGCGAGCACCCGGGCGCCGAGGACAGCCCCGATACCGGGCTGGCTGAGATAGACCTCAGCGTCTGGGTGCCGGCCAAAATGCTCCTCGACCTGCCCTTCCAGGGTTTTGATCTCGGTGTTGAGGGTCTGCAGGACCGCGACCGTCGCCCGGACCGAGGCCGCATAGGCGGCCGTGACCGTCTCGGGCTGGCCGAGCTCGACGGTCCGCAACGCCTGCTGGATCCCGGCCGCCTTGCCCTCGACGTTGCGGCGGCGGGCCCGTTTCAGCACCGTACCGATCTGTGCCAGGGTCAGCTTCGCCGCGCCGGCCGGTGTCGGGGCCTTCGCCAGAAGCTCCAGAGCGTCACGGCCGGTGAGCGTCAACTCCTCGTAAGCGGCGACCGCGGCCGGAAAATACTCCCGCAACGCCGTGCGCAGCCGCAGCATGTGCCGTGTGCGTTCCCAGATCAGTGTCTGATGCGCCCTCGCGACGACCTTGACCGCCTCAGCGATCTCGGAATCCGCGGCGACGGGCCGTAACTGATGCCGGCGGGTCCGGAGCATGTCCGCCAGCATCCGCGCGTCGCCCTTGTCACTCTTCGCTCCTGACAGCGACAGCAGCTCCCGGTGCCGGGCCGCTTGCTTCGGGTTGACCGCAAATACCTGATAACCGGCCGTGACCAGCGCCCGCACCCACGGCCCGCGATCCGTCTCGATGCATATCAGCACCTGCGAAGGCCCGGCATCCCCGGTCAGGAACCGGCCCACCAGCTCATGGAACCGGGTCACTCCTTCCACACCCTCCGGCAACCGCACCACGCCCAGTGTCTGCCCGGCCTCGTTCTGCACCTCCACATCATGATGATCTTCCGCCCAGTCATCACCGACGAACAACACCCGAACCCCTCCCCACCAGCAACAACAACCCCGCAGCCACATGGAAGACCCGGCGCCCTAATGGATCAGTGCTCACGCCATCCGGCGGGCACGACACCCCATCAGCCGTACGGTCCTCACACATCACAGACAGGGGCACGATCTGCACGCAGGACTCAACGGCCCCGGGAGGAACAGTGCTCACCCGCTGCGGCTACCAGACACCGAGTCTGCAACACAACCGACCCGACCTCTAGAACCCATTAGGGAGGAGCGCCAGCGACGACCGGTGCCCGCGGGAGCATGCGGCCCGCAACCACGCCGGAAGCGGGAAAATCGCTTCTATGGTCTTGCTTGTCGCCTTGTCGCCTTGTCGCCTTGCTGCCTTGCTGCCTTGCCGCCTTGCCGCCTTGGCGAGGCGTGATGAGCGCGGTCAGACGCCGGGTGCGAGGCGGCCGGCGGCGGAGAGGCGGCGCATGACCGCGCGGTGCGGGACCGCGTGGCTGGTGCGGCCGCCGGCGCCGATCGTGGTCACGGCCATGAACAGCGAGTTGAGCAGCGCCTCCTCGACCGCGTCCAGCACCGCCGCGAACGCCGGGTCCAGGTCGCCGTCGGGGATCCCCGGCTGACCCGGGAACGCGGTGCTGAACGCGATCGCGTAGTCGCCGCTGCCGCCGCTGAACGACGCGCCTACCCGGCCCATCGCGAAGACCGCGCGCCGGGCCAGGCGGCCGAGCTGGCGCGCGTCCAGCGGCAGGTCGGTCGCCACCACGATCATGCAGGAGTTGCCGGGCGGCGTGATCCGCACCGCGTCCGGGATCAGCTCCTCGACCGGCAGCGGCACGCCGAGCACGGTCAGCACGCCGCCGAAGTTCGACTGCGCCAGCGCGCCCACGGTCCCGGACCGGCCCGCGACCCGGATGGACCGCGACGACGTGCCGATGCCACCCTTGAAACCGAGTGCGGTGGTGCCGGTCCCGGCGCCGGCACACCCCTCGGCCGGCGGTGCCGCGGACGCGCCGCGCAGCGCGGCCAGCACGTGCTCCTCGGTGATCGGGCGGCGGCGGATGTCCGACAGGTGGCCGTCGTTCACCTCGCCGACCAGCGGGTTGAACGAGAGCGCGTCCGGCCGGCGGTCCATCAGGTAGCTGAGCAGCGCGTCCGCGGCCCGGAAGACGGACAGCGTGGCGGTCAGCACGATCGGCGACTCCAGCACGCCCAGCTCGTCCACCTGGGTCGAGCCGCACAGTTTGCCGTGCCCGTTGCCGGCGAAGATCGCGGCCGGCAGCGTCCACCGCCCGGGGCCGAGCCCGACCGGCACGATCGCGGTCACGCCGGTGCGCAGCGCCGCGTCGCCGTCGACCGTGGTGTGCCCGACCAGGACGCCGCCGACGTCCGTGATCGCGTTGTGCGGGCCGGTGGGCAGCGGGCCGACGACCACGCCGAGGTCCCTGGCCCGGCGGCTCGGCTGATTCACGACTCCTCCTGCCGGTGCGGCGATTCCTGCGGTTACTGGCGGTGGCGCGATCCGGACAGCTAAACACAGTGGATCCGGTGGCGTGGGGCTGCGAAGATCCGCGGATGGTGGTGGAGCGGCACGATCTCGACGGCCCGGACGGGCTGGACGCGCTGCTGGAGTTCACGCGACGCACCTGGACCGCGGTCTCCCGCTGGCACGTCGGCGACATAGCCTGGACGTTCGGCCAGTTCAACGGCCCGGCGCCGGGGACGCGCACGTCGATGTGGCGGGAGCACGGGCGCACGCTGGCCGCGATCACCGCGTACGGCGCGGAGCGCCAGGACGGCGCCGTGCTCACCTTCCACGCGGACCAGGCCCGGCCGGACGCCGCCGACACGGCGCTGACCTGGGCGAAGACGGCGTACCCGCACATGGCCGTGGGCATCCTGGAGACGGAGCACCACCTGGGCGCCGCACTGGCCCGGGCCGGCCTGCGCACCGATCCGGGCGACGACGGCCCGTTCTTCCTGGCGCACCGGGTCACGCTGGACGGCACGCTGCCGCCGCCGAAGCCGGCCGGTTACCTGGTGCGCCCGGTGCACGGCCGAGACGAGATACCGCGCCGGGCCGCGCTGCACCGGGCGATCTGGGCGCCGTCCTCGGTCACGGACGAGCGTTACCGGACGATGGCGGCGCGCCCGCCGTACCGGCCGGAGTTCGACACGGTTGTCGAGGACCCGGGCGGCGAGCTGGTCGCGTACTGCCTGGGCTGGTACGACGAGGCGAACCGGGCCGGGCTGCTGGAGCCGATCGGCACGCTGGCCCGGCACCGCCGCCGCGGGCTGGCCCGGGCCGCGATCCTGGCCACGCTGCACGCGTTCCGGGAGGCCGGCGGCGACACCGCGATCGTGCACGCGCGCGGCGACGACGGATATCCGATCCCGCGCGCGGTCTACCCGACCGCCGGTTTCACCCCGTTCGCCCGAACTCGCGTCTACCGGTGAACGGCGTTGGCTAGGAGATGCCGGCCTCGTGGCAGGCCGCGGCGTAGGAGCCGGTGCACAGCTGCGGCGCGGTGTAGAAGCCGTCCGCGACCACGGTGTCCTTGACGTTCGCACGGGTCACCGCGACCGGCGGGAGCAGCACCGACGTCACCTTGGCCGTGCCGTTGTCGGTGAACGAGGTGACGTGCCCGGTGTACGCGGTGCCGGTCGCGGCCGCCACCGCCATGTCCGCCGCGACCGTGGCCTGCGGCTTGATCGCCTTGTAGATCGTCGCGTACTGCTCCCCGGCCAGGATGCGCTGGATCGCCGCGATCTCCGCGTCCTGCCCGGTGACGGGTGGCAGCTCGGTCACGCCCGCGGCCTTCAGCGCCTCGATCGCGCCGCCGGCCGTGCCGTCGTTGGCCGCGTACACCCCGGCGATTTTCTCCGCGCCCAGCGCCGTGATCGCCGCGGCCATCCCGGTCCGGGCCGCCTCCGCGGACCAGTCGGCCGCGTCGAACTCGCGCCCGATGGTGACCTCCCCGTCCAGCACGGAGTGCGCGCCCTTCTTGAAACCGGCCGCGTTCGGATCGGCCGGCGCCCCGTTGATCATGACGATCGGCCGGGTCCGTTCCCCGCCCAGCGCGGTCAGCAGCGACTGCGCCTGGACCTGCCCGACCTTCTCGTTGTCGAACGAGACGTAGAAGTCGACCGGCCCCTTCGCCAGCCGGTCGTAGGCGACCACCGGCACGCCGCGCGCCTCCGCGTCGGTCACCACGGCCGCGGCCGCGGCCGCGTCCACCGCGTCCAGGATCAGCACCCTGATGTCCTGGTCCAGCAGCTCCGCGGCCTGGGTCGCCTGTTGGGCCGCGTCCGAGTCGGCGTTGCGGTAGAGCACCTCGCAGTCCGCGCACACCTCGCCGAGCCGGGCCTCGATGTAGGGGCGGTCGAACGTGTCGTACCGCGTGGTCTTCGACTCCGGCAGCAGCAGGCCGACGCGGTAGCCCTCACCGGCGCTCGGCGGCTCGCCGGACTCGCCGCCGCCGCACGCCGCCATCGCCAGTGCCGCCGCGACGACACCCGCGGCCAGCATCCGCCTGCCCATCCTCACCACTCCGCCAGCTTAGGAGGAAATTCGGGTATTTAGGAGGTTTCGACCAGCCGCTTGGCCGGGCCGACCGTGGAGACCGTGACGCCCAGCCGCTCGTGCAGCATCCCGGCCTGCCTGCCGAGCGCGCCCACCACGGCCGGCAGCACCGGCAGCACCCAGTCCGCCAAGAGCCCGTGGTCCGGCAGATTCAGGATCAGCACGGCCGCGGCCGCACCACCGAACCCGTGCGCCAGCCCGCGCCACGCCGCCCGCCCGGTGTGCCCGACCGCCGCGCGCCGGGCCGCCTTGTCGCCCAGCTTGGGAAACCCGTCCAGTGCACGCGCGTCCCGGCGCCCGAAGTTCACACCGGCCACGGCCGCCGCCACCGACGTGCCGGCCACCACGGCCACCAGCAGGTCCCGCGTCGCCAGCCAGAGCAGCCCGAACACGCCGGCGCCGGCCGCCAGCGCGAACAGCGCCCGCAGCCATTCCTTCCGCTCCCCCGGATACCAGTAGTACTTGGTCGTGGTCTCCGAGACCTGCTTCACGATCTGCCCCATGCCCCACCCCACTGAGTCGCGACTCAATCGTCAC
Coding sequences within it:
- a CDS encoding sulfotransferase family protein, yielding MGCPRSGTTMLQLMLHAHPRIAIPPETRFVLSGYGLRHRFGDLRKPERRRALADWIFTEETKVADLGLDRDEVTARIVAGPPTLGSAMGAVFQAYAQRFGRPRWGDKRPSYIHNVDVVLRLFPDAQIVTITRDGRDCVASLLEMPWHRDGIHKAISAWARSVDSARRAERLLPPDSYFPLRYESLVQSPEAELRRLCAFLGEDFDDAMTRPDQVASVAVPERKKWHVRTHAEVGDDRVGTWRDRLEPWQIALCEDALGDRLAAQGYALSGIGTAPPAQRVRYATVAARHRLGAVRRHASNAYHRVRPDQQLPARL
- a CDS encoding helix-turn-helix domain-containing protein; its protein translation is MEESEIAARLASIEERLTAIEGPPADTTPAPHPGRDDRFFALNGVKDSIGAGVVYAGHVDLPTGEVYDWQWGPVPLPTTLSADWSASVGVLSALANPVRLRLLREVLLGTRGATELGALDGLGTTGQLYHHLKQLVSAGWLRSPARGVYEVPGDRVVPLLVILTASAR
- a CDS encoding serine hydrolase, with the protein product MVRDAAGDPGGFRGLSVALAENGAVRFAGLGDDRITPDTAFEIGSVTKALTGMLLADLESGGVLRAQDTLGTLLPGTGGPAATITAEELTGHRSGLPRLPGVPKSLERLRGPRGHGSPARSP
- a CDS encoding IS110 family transposase encodes the protein MLFVGDDWAEDHHDVEVQNEAGQTLGVVRLPEGVEGVTRFHELVGRFLTGDAGPSQVLICIETDRGPWVRALVTAGYQVFAVNPKQAARHRELLSLSGAKSDKGDARMLADMLRTRRHQLRPVAADSEIAEAVKVVARAHQTLIWERTRHMLRLRTALREYFPAAVAAYEELTLTGRDALELLAKAPTPAGAAKLTLAQIGTVLKRARRRNVEGKAAGIQQALRTVELGQPETVTAAYAASVRATVAVLQTLNTEIKTLEGQVEEHFGRHPDAEVYLSQPGIGAVLGARVLAEFGDAAGRYTDAKSRKNYAGTAPLTRQSGKTKTVYARFIHNNRLIDALHMQASAAMLHDPEVRAYYDTLRDRDVKHQAALRQVGNRLVGILHGCLKTHTPYDQATAWSHRKKTTTTT
- a CDS encoding P1 family peptidase, translating into MNQPSRRARDLGVVVGPLPTGPHNAITDVGGVLVGHTTVDGDAALRTGVTAIVPVGLGPGRWTLPAAIFAGNGHGKLCGSTQVDELGVLESPIVLTATLSVFRAADALLSYLMDRRPDALSFNPLVGEVNDGHLSDIRRRPITEEHVLAALRGASAAPPAEGCAGAGTGTTALGFKGGIGTSSRSIRVAGRSGTVGALAQSNFGGVLTVLGVPLPVEELIPDAVRITPPGNSCMIVVATDLPLDARQLGRLARRAVFAMGRVGASFSGGSGDYAIAFSTAFPGQPGIPDGDLDPAFAAVLDAVEEALLNSLFMAVTTIGAGGRTSHAVPHRAVMRRLSAAGRLAPGV
- a CDS encoding GNAT family N-acetyltransferase, which encodes MVVERHDLDGPDGLDALLEFTRRTWTAVSRWHVGDIAWTFGQFNGPAPGTRTSMWREHGRTLAAITAYGAERQDGAVLTFHADQARPDAADTALTWAKTAYPHMAVGILETEHHLGAALARAGLRTDPGDDGPFFLAHRVTLDGTLPPPKPAGYLVRPVHGRDEIPRRAALHRAIWAPSSVTDERYRTMAARPPYRPEFDTVVEDPGGELVAYCLGWYDEANRAGLLEPIGTLARHRRRGLARAAILATLHAFREAGGDTAIVHARGDDGYPIPRAVYPTAGFTPFARTRVYR
- a CDS encoding sugar ABC transporter substrate-binding protein, with the translated sequence MGRRMLAAGVVAAALAMAACGGGESGEPPSAGEGYRVGLLLPESKTTRYDTFDRPYIEARLGEVCADCEVLYRNADSDAAQQATQAAELLDQDIRVLILDAVDAAAAAAVVTDAEARGVPVVAYDRLAKGPVDFYVSFDNEKVGQVQAQSLLTALGGERTRPIVMINGAPADPNAAGFKKGAHSVLDGEVTIGREFDAADWSAEAARTGMAAAITALGAEKIAGVYAANDGTAGGAIEALKAAGVTELPPVTGQDAEIAAIQRILAGEQYATIYKAIKPQATVAADMAVAAATGTAYTGHVTSFTDNGTAKVTSVLLPPVAVTRANVKDTVVADGFYTAPQLCTGSYAAACHEAGIS